The DNA sequence ACTGTTCAGCAAGTAAAAGATAGTATGGACATCGTGGATGTGGTGTCGGATTATGTCAGCTTGAAAAAAAAGGGACAAAACATGTGGGCTCCTTGCCCTTTCCATGAAGAGAAGACCCCTTCGTTCTCGGTGGCACCAACGAAAGGGTTTTACAAATGCTTCAGTTGTGGAAAAACCGGCGACCCAATACGCTTTGTGATGGAGATGGAAGGGATGGAATTCCCCGAAGCCATTCGCCATCTGGCGCAAAAATATGGCATTCCGATTGAGGAGACCAAACTGACAGAGGAAGTTAAGGAGGCCATCAGTTTCCGTGACCGATTGCATCAGGTCATGCATTTCGCCAAAGAACTCTATGTTCAGAACCTGTGGGAAAATAAAACCGGACGTGCGATAGGTTACAGCTACTTGCGCGAACGGGGAATGACCGACGAGATCATCAAAAATTTTGAGCTCGGCTATTCACTTGAAGAGTGGGAGGGATTTAGAAAGTCGGCAGAGAAGATGAACTATACTGTTCCTGAAATGGAAGGAGCAGGGATGGTGATTAATAAGGATGACGGCAAAAAAGTTTTCGACCGCTTCCGTGCCCGCGTGATGTTCCCTGTGCACAACCTTTCTGGGAAGATCATTGCCTTTGGTGCAAGAACGTTATCGACCAATAAAAAAGAAGCCAAATATCTTAACTCACCCGAAACAGAGATTTATCATAAATCTCGGGTGCTTTATGGTATTTATCAGGCAAAAGAACGCATCAGGAAAGAGGATAACTGTTACCTTGTAGAAGGCTATACAGATGTTATATCCATGCACATGTCGGGTGTGGAGAACGTGGTGGCCTCCTCGGGGACCTCCCTGACCGAAGATCAGATTAAACTGATCAAGCGTTTTACCAACAATATTACCGTACTTTTTGATGGCGACAGCGCAGGGGTAAAAGCCTCTTTGCGTGGGATTGCCATGATTTTGGCCGGAGGGCTCGATGTGCAGGCGGTCGCCTTTCCTGAAGGGGAAGACCCGGACAGTTATTCCCGCAAGATTGGGCCGAACGCTTTCCGTGAATACCTCAGCGATAAGAAAACCGACTTCATTACCTTCATTACGAATGTAATGCTAAAGGATGTCGGGAACGATCCGCTGAAAAAAACGCAGGTAGCCCGTCAGATTTTGGAAGTATTGGCCAAAATACCCGACGCCATCAAGCGGGATGTTTACCTGAAAACCTGTGCCAAATTACTGGAGATTTCTGAAGAAGCCCTGAAAAAAGAGCTGCAGGGAATCTTTGAGGAGGAGCAAAAGCGCAGTCAGTACCGTCCGCAGACCGGAGGAGCATCAACGCCACCGCCGTCAGCGCCACCACAAAATTACCCAGATTACGAGCCCGACTGGGCACCCTCGCCAGAGGAATTGATGGCTATAGGTGAAATTCCTGAGCCTTCAAAAACAAATGTCCCAGTACAGGAAACGGCCTATTCCGCAGATGTAGAACTTCTTCTTCGTCATGAGCGTGAAGCCCTGCGCATGTTATTGTGCTATGGCCAACTGGATGTGGAAGAAGGGAAGTCTGTGGCAGTGTATCTACAGGAAGAATTGCAGGGCGTGGACATTCTTGAAGAACGCCATCAAGGAATTTTTGAGGTATATTACAAACGCCTTGGTCTTGATCAGGATGTTTCGGGCACTGCGATGCTGGGAGCTACCGAAGGTGAAGAACGAGCGTTGGTGGATACCCTGATTTCCGTAAAATATAAATTGAGTGGATGGATGGATCGGCACCAGATCAATGTGCCCGTGGAGCAGGATAACCTGGGGCATAATCTGTACAAGGTTATTGTTAACCTGAAGTCGGCACATTTCGACCGTATGGAAGGACAATTGCAAGCACAGCTTGAGGAAAGCCATATTTCTGGCGATGAACAATTGATGATGGAAACGCTTGCAATGATTGTAGAGCTGCAAAATATGCGTAAGCAACTGCATCAGGAGGCACACCAGAACAGGTACAAACTATAACGGTTTCTCATCCAAGCATGAAAAGTAAAGACAACAAACATATGAAAAACGAACGACTTTTAGACCCCGTAGAGGAAGGCATCGAGGCCATCCGCAGAGGTGAGGTGATTATCGTAGTGGACGATGAGGACCGTGAAAATGAAGGGGATTTTATTTGTTCAGCTGAAAAAGTAACCCCTGAGATTATAAACTTTATGGCCACTCATGGTCGTGGTCTGATCTGCGCATCCCTGACAGAGGAACGATGTGCTGAGCTGGGGCTTGATATGATGGTCGGGAAAAATACGGCAGAGTTCGAAACC is a window from the Persicobacter psychrovividus genome containing:
- the dnaG gene encoding DNA primase, which produces MGISQNTVQQVKDSMDIVDVVSDYVSLKKKGQNMWAPCPFHEEKTPSFSVAPTKGFYKCFSCGKTGDPIRFVMEMEGMEFPEAIRHLAQKYGIPIEETKLTEEVKEAISFRDRLHQVMHFAKELYVQNLWENKTGRAIGYSYLRERGMTDEIIKNFELGYSLEEWEGFRKSAEKMNYTVPEMEGAGMVINKDDGKKVFDRFRARVMFPVHNLSGKIIAFGARTLSTNKKEAKYLNSPETEIYHKSRVLYGIYQAKERIRKEDNCYLVEGYTDVISMHMSGVENVVASSGTSLTEDQIKLIKRFTNNITVLFDGDSAGVKASLRGIAMILAGGLDVQAVAFPEGEDPDSYSRKIGPNAFREYLSDKKTDFITFITNVMLKDVGNDPLKKTQVARQILEVLAKIPDAIKRDVYLKTCAKLLEISEEALKKELQGIFEEEQKRSQYRPQTGGASTPPPSAPPQNYPDYEPDWAPSPEELMAIGEIPEPSKTNVPVQETAYSADVELLLRHEREALRMLLCYGQLDVEEGKSVAVYLQEELQGVDILEERHQGIFEVYYKRLGLDQDVSGTAMLGATEGEERALVDTLISVKYKLSGWMDRHQINVPVEQDNLGHNLYKVIVNLKSAHFDRMEGQLQAQLEESHISGDEQLMMETLAMIVELQNMRKQLHQEAHQNRYKL